Proteins from a single region of Procambarus clarkii isolate CNS0578487 chromosome 62, FALCON_Pclarkii_2.0, whole genome shotgun sequence:
- the LOC138354308 gene encoding uncharacterized protein, producing MDTAGKMKRTFTDLKDHLTRQINICYDLSEQPTVNYFELESYFQAITSKFKQIRGQINRYLTELAKTQATEAELDDDIINLAQYGDDIYVRLQPFIKLFALNKLTTASSNIAQPEVKLPLISLPTFSGTEDECWDDFWNKFSSVASKPSIPKTTKFIYIQDQLKGEALKAISTLTLTSDCYDLAVQFFKSNFANTLSCYKLSPKTGGFGIHR from the coding sequence ATGGATACAGCAGGGAAAATGAAAAGGACCTTCACCGATCTTAAAGATCACCTGACCAGACAGATCAACATATGTTATGATCTGTCTGAACAACCTACAGTTAACTACTTTGAACTGGAAAGTTATTTTCAAGCAATAACAAGTAAGTTTAAACAAATCAGAGGTCAAATAAACAGGTATTTGACCGAACTTGCCAAAACTCAAGCAACAGAGGCAGAATTAGATGATGATATTATCAATCTAGCACAGTACGGAGATGACATATATGTTAGGCTGCAACCCTTTATCAAATTATTTGCCCTGAATAAATTAACCACTGCCTCTTCTAACATTGCTCAACCAGAAGTTAAACTGCCTTTAATTAgtttacccacattctctggaacTGAGGATGAATGTTGGGATGACTTCTGGAATAAATTTTCCTCGGTAGCTTCTAAACCCTCCATTCCTAAAACTAccaaatttatatacatacaggATCAACTGAAGGGAGAAGCTTTAAAGGCAATCTCCACTTTAACATTAACCAGTGATTGCTATGATCTCGCAGTCCAGTTCTTTAAGAGTAATTTTGCTAACACATTGAGCTGTTACAAACTTAGTCCAAAAACTGGTGGATTTGGCATTCACAGATAG
- the LOC138354309 gene encoding uncharacterized protein, with protein sequence MDTAGKMKRTFTDLKDHLTRQINICYDLSEQPTVNYFELESYFQAITSKFKQIRGQINRYLTELAKTQATEAELDDDIINLAQYGDDIYVRLQPFIKLFALNKLTTASSNIAQPEVKLPLISLPTFSGTEDECWDDFWNKFSSVASKPSIPKTTKFIYIQDQLKGEALKAISTLTLTSDCYDLAVQFLKSNFANTLSCYNLSPKTGGFGIHR encoded by the coding sequence ATGGATACAGCAGGGAAAATGAAAAGGACCTTCACCGATCTTAAAGATCACCTGACCAGACAGATCAACATATGTTATGATCTGTCTGAACAACCTACAGTTAACTACTTTGAACTGGAAAGTTATTTTCAAGCAATAACAAGTAAGTTTAAACAAATCAGAGGTCAAATAAACAGGTATTTGACCGAACTTGCCAAAACTCAAGCAACAGAGGCAGAATTAGATGATGATATTATCAATCTAGCTCAGTACGGAGATGACATATATGTTAGGCTGCAACCCTTTATCAAATTATTTGCCCTGAATAAATTAACCACTGCCTCTTCTAACATTGCTCAACCAGAAGTTAAACTGCCTTTAATTAgtttacccacattctctggaacTGAGGATGAATGTTGGGATGACTTCTGGAATAAATTTTCCTCGGTAGCTTCTAAACCCTCCATTCCTAAAACTAccaaatttatatacatacaggATCAACTGAAGGGAGAAGCTTTAAAGGCAATCTCCACTTTAACATTAACCAGTGATTGCTATGATCTCGCAGTTCAGTTCCTTAAGAGTAATTTTGCTAACACATTGAGCTGTTACAATCTTAGTCCAAAAACTGGTGGATTTGGCATTCACAGATAG